CTCCGTGCTCCAGCAGCTCGGCGGCCTCGTACGGGCCCGCGTGCGCGAGCACGACACGTTCGCCCGCGTGGGCGGCGAGGAGTTCGCGCTCCTGCTCCCCGAGGTCGACGTCGGTGGCGCGGGCGTCGTGGCCGAAAAGCTGCGTGCGTCCGTGGCGTCTGCCGTCTTCTCCGTGCGCGACCTCGAGTTCACCATCACGATCAGCGCGGGCTGCGCCACGTGGAGGCCCGGATGTTCAGCGGCGGAGCTCTACGAGCGCGCGGACAAGGCGCTCTACGCCGCCAAGCAAGGTGGCCGAAACCGCGTGGTCGCAGCGCCATGAGGGGCCACGCGCGGGCCCTTATGGCGCTCACCCTGTTCTCGGCGCTCGGGTGCCGCAAGCGCGATGCGCGCGTCGAACGCGACGCCGCCGTCGCGCTCCACGTGAAGGCGCCCTCGTCGGCGGCGACCGCCGACACGCCCGTCGCGCGCGGCAAGGTCGTCGAGCCGGTGGCCCCTAGCGCTGAGGACCCGCGAGCCTCGTTCATCGACAACCGCGTCGCGCGAGCCGCGGCCGGGACCCCCGAGATCGTGGCCCTGCGCGTTTGGAAGTGCGGTCCGTCGTGCACCTGCCCTCCGCCGTGCATCCAGGCCAGCGCCGAGGGCGAGCCTTCGCGGTGGCTCGACCTCCGCGGCGCCGACGGAGAACCCGTCGCGCTGGCCGATTGGGCCTCGGCCGACGTCACGGGGAGCTTTACCGGCCGCACGCGGGTCGCGCCGGGGCAGGCGGCCGCGCTCCCCGAGCTACGCCTCGTCGGCGAGCCGGTCGTCGTCGCGACAGGGCCGTCGCCGGAGCTCGGCGCGCGCGCTCGGATCGTGCTCGATGGGGCGGCGGCGAAGAAGGACGTCACCGCGATCCATGACGAGCGACCGTTCTTGGTGATCGCCGGGGCCTTCCCGCTCGGGGAGCCGACCTCCGACGCTGAGGCCGGGCGGCTCTTCGAGAAGGTCACGAGCTTCGGCGTTGCGGACGCCGAAAGGATCGACAGCCGAGCGTTCTCCGCGCTCGCGTGCTGCTTCGATCTCGTCGTCGCGGGGCGCTTCGCCGAGGCGAAGGCGGCCGCGACTCGGCAGCGTTTGCTTGCGTCCCGCGGCGTGAAGGCGGCCTACGTCAAGCGAGGCTTCTGAGGCCGCGGCGTCCGCAGATGCGACCCTGACCCGAACAACTCAACACGTTTCCGCGCGAGCCCCCCCGATCAGCCCCCCGATCAGCCCCCCGATCAGCCCCCCGATCAGCCCCCCGATCAGCCCCTCGATCGGGTGTCCGAGGAGCTCCGCAAGAGCGTTGCAACAGGCCTGTACCCCGGTGCGGAGCGAGATCTGTTCGCTGCGGCTGCGGTGCCTCGTCGCACGAACCTCATGAATCCGAGCTAGCGCGCGAGGACCACGAGGCAGGTCGGCGCGGCGCTCGTGCGGCACTTTCCGCGCAGCACGATCGAGCCGCCGTCGTCGGCGATCGATAGGACCTCTTCGGCGGACCCGAGCGCGTCCGACGCGACGGGCACCGCCGACGGCGTGACGAACGAGGCGTCGGAGGACACGCGTCGCGAGGCGACCAGGCTCAGGGTGTCCGCCGAGCCGGTGAGGCCGACGAGCCGGAGCCGGCTAGTGGAGAGGACGAATCCGCCCAGCTCGACGCTGTCGTAGACGGGGCGCCCAGACTCGCATCGGGACGGAGCTGCGTCGCTCCCCGCCTGGCACAGAAGGATTCGCGTGCCGCCGCTCGCCGACTGCGTGCCAACGAAGATCTCACCCCCTGCCCGCACCACCCGGACCACGCCGGCGTTGTCGCCGAACGGGGCCGAGGTCGTGTCCTTGAGGGCGATATGGAGCCCCGCGCCGCCGAGGGTGAAGAGCGCGTGGCTCGGGGAGCCCCCGGGCGCGTTGAATGCAGCAAAGCTCGTGGGTTGCCCGGGGCTCCCGAACGAGAACTGCGCTGCGCCGCCGACCACGGTGGCGCTGTAGAGGCCCGTCGTACCGGTCTCGTCGAGGAGCGCCAAGGTCCCGAGCGCGTCGTCCTGCGCCATGGCGACCACGTTCCCGGGCACCGGCGCCTCCTTCGCGAAGGCAAGTGGCTTCGCAGGCTCGGCGTCCACGGGGCTCGGGGGTGCGTCGGCGGGCGGATCTCCCCGACCGTCCGTCGAGGCGTCCGCACCGGCCCCTCCGGGGCCCGACGGCGCAAGCGATAGCCCGCACCCAACGACGCCGGTGATGAACGCGAGTGACAGGGCTCCCTTCATGAGGGCAGCGTAGCACGCTCGCGCTACGGCTTGGGCTCCGGGGTACGGGGCGGCTCGACCGGCTGAGGCGTGGGCGTCGCCGGCGTCGCCTTCGCGGGCGCCGCGCCGGCCTCGAGCGGAAGGAACTCGCCCTTCGGGAAGTCGACCTCGAAGGTGAACGTGCCTCCGGTGCCAGGGGTCAGCTTGTGGGTAGGGGTCGACGGCGCGCGGAGCACCACGATGAGGTGAAGATCAGCCCCCTTGGGCACCAGGCGAGCCACCACCATCGGCGTGTTGAAGTGCACGGTGACGAGCGCGTTGGTGTCGTTCCAATGCGAGATCCTCGCGCCCTTCAGCACATACGTGACGCTCCCCGCGGCCGCGTGCTCCTCGACCGCCACCGAGGCGGTCAGCCGCACGGAGAGGCGCGAGCCTCCACCCTCGGACGCGCTGAAGCCGGGGAAGGACGCGATCGGTCCCGTCTTGTTGACGGCGCGCGGACGCGCGGCACGCGCGCCCTTGCGGGCCGGCGGATCGCTGTACCCGTACCCTGCCGCCGAGCGCGCGGCCTTCGGTTGGGGTGGCGGGGGCTCGGCGGCGGCGCCACCCGCGGGCGGCGCCACGGGCTCGCTCGGCGCGCCGGGTTGGGTCGGAGCTGCGCCGGACGGTTTCGTCGGCTTCCGCTCCTGCGTTGCGGGCGCTTGGGCGAACGCAGGCGCCGCGAGCGCTGCCGTCATCGCGATAGTCGCGACCCACCCGAGCCCTCGATGCGCGCGCTTCTGCATGCGACGAGTAGACCATGCCTCCGAGTGGAAACCAACGGCGACGCAGGTGCGGGCGCCCGCGCGCGCGACGGCCGCGGGTCGAACAAAAAAAGCGGCGGGGTCGGGCCTTCGCGCCAGACCCCGCGTCGCGAGCCCGAGAGGGGGCTCAGAGCGACGTCGCGTTCTCCTTGAGGTACGCCGCCACACCGGCGGGGTTCGCCTTCATCGCGGTCTTGCCCTTCTGCCAGCCGGCGGGGCACACCTCGCCGTGCTCCTCCACGTACTGGAGCGCGTCGACCAGGCGGAGGGTCTCCTCGACCGAGCGCCCGAGCGGGAGGTCGTTGACCGTCTCCTGGCGGACCGTGCCCGCCTTGTCGATGAGGAACGTGCCGCGGAGGGCCATGCCGCCGTCGAGGAGCACGCCGTAGGCGCGCGCGATGTCCTTGTTCACGTCGGCGACGAGCGGGTAGCCGATCGGGCCGATACCGCCGTCCTCCACCTTGGTCGCACGCCACGCACGGTGCACGTGCGCCGAGTCGATCGACACGCCGAGCACCTCGACGTTGCGCTTCTTGAACTCCTCGATGTGGTTCGAGAACGCGAGGATCTCGGTCGGGCAAACGAACGTGAAGTCGAACGGGTAGAAGAACAGGACGACGTACTTGCCCTGGAGCGAGGAGAGCGAGATCTCCTTCTCATCGCCGTTGGCGAAGACGGCGGTGGCCTTGAAATCGGGGGCGGGCTTCTGAACGAGGGACATGGGGGCTCCTGAGAGTGGGTACGCTTTGGATGGTGACATACCATCGATGCCGGGAGCGCGTCGGGCGTCGCTTCTGGCCGGCGCGACCTCGCCCGGGTTTCGTAGACTCACCGGAGATGTTCCGCAAGACCCACCGCTTCGCGACGGGGCTCAGGCTCGTCCCGCTGGCCACGTGGGGCGCGCCTCTAGTCCCCTGGAGTCGTGGTTCGTATCAGAAGTCGGGTCTTCGGTGTCATTCCGAGGAGCGATGGGGTGCCCCGTTTTCGGCGGCGGCGGGCCCGTCCTCAACTCGGACGTCGTTCCGCGCGGTGGAGGCGGCGCTTTGCGCTCAGGGGACAGTGGTTTCGGGTGTGACCGCGCGAGAACGCCGACCCTCGAACATGAGTATCCTCCCACCGCCGCCGAAGACGGGACACCCCCTCGCTCCCTTGTGGCGAAAGGCCGAGCCGGGCGACTTCTGTAAGGGATCACGCTTCCAGGAGACTAGCCGTTCGTTCGACGCCGAGCGTGTGCGTCAGTCGCCGCCCGCGTCGCCGGGCGCGGCGTCGGCCCCGGCGTCCGGTGGAGGCGCGGCGTCGGCCCCGGCGTCCGGTGGAGTCGCGGCGTCCTCCGAGGGCGCGGCGTCGGTCCCGGCGTCCACCGGGGGCTTTGGGACGCCGCACGAGCCGCAGTCGTCCGGCACCTGCGCTCCGTCGCGAATCCAGAGGCGGAGCATCTCGCGCTCGGCGAACGTGAGCGGCAGGCTACGGTAGTCCCGGAACCCGGTCGGGAAGGGCATCTCACGGCCGAGGATGGCGTCGCGGAGCACCTGCTGCTCACGCTCGCTGGGCGCAGGAGTGACGCCTCCGGTCGCCGGCAGGTACTCGGGGGCGACCGGGCCGCCCTTCGCGCAAACGAACGGCGCGAACGGCGCCGAAGGCGGCGCGACCGGCGGCGGCGCCAGGAGCACCTTGTAGAGGAGCCAGCTGTTCCCCGGGTCTCCCGGCTTCACGAGCGGCATGTTGACGCCGAACACGCGCGGGGTCGGGGTCGGCGTGTCGGTGGCGCCCGTGTTCGCGCCCTGGGCGACGCGGCCGTCGTCGTTGCCGCGGGCCGTGCCCCGGAACCCAGCGGCCGTGGTGAGCATCAGCCCGGCCGCCTGCTTGCCGCCCGCGCCGTGGCAGGTGTCGCCGTCGCACTTGCCGAGGAAGATCGGGGCGATATCGTTGCAGAAGCTCGGCTTCGGGTCGGGCACGGCGCCCCGGCCCGTCACGAGGAAGGTGATCTCCACCGGCTCGGCGAGGGTCGCGCCGTCGAGCGCGCGCAGGCCGTCCTCACCCTCCTGCGCCACGCTGAGCTGCACGCGGTAGGTCTGCCCCTCGACGAGCCACGGGGCGCCCCCGTCCCCCGCCTCGTTGGGGCTCAGCACGTTGAGCGTGCGCGCGACCGGGTCGTACTGCACCCTCGGCGACCCCGTGCTCGCGCCGGTCGCCGTCACGATGCGGATCGACTGGCGGATCCCGGTAGACGGGAGGAGGTACCGGTTGAACGCGATCTGGACCGCGCCGTCGACCGGCAGCGGGCGGTTCGTTCCAACGTTGGAGCCCACCACACGGAGCGGTTCGGTCGGCTGGGTCGCCGGGTCCTTGCGGAAGGTCCCCGCGTCGCACCCCTGGCCGACTGTGAGCCCTGCGACCGCCGCGAGCGTCACCGCGAGAGTGACCAGCGTTCGGGACGGCGCGGGGGCGCGTAACCTGGCGAAAGAAAGGGAGAAGCGAGACGTCAGCTGTCGGAGTAGGTCGTGAGCTCCTGGCGAACCACCTGCTCGTTGATGCCGCTGCGGAGGTGCTCCTTCAGCACGTCGGCCAGCGCCAGCAGGAGGTCGTCCACGCCCTTGTCCTCGATCAGCTTCTGCAGGAGCGCCTTCGCCTCCTTGCTGTTGTCCCCCCGCAAGTACTGGCGAACCTGCTCGATCGAGATCTCGCCCTGGAAATCCAGGTACATGTTCTCCAAGAGATACCGAACAAGCTCTTGCACAGGAGGACTCCTCTTCTCCCTCGGGAAGGTCCGGGGGGTTTAGGCTATAGCCCCGCGGGCCGGGCTCTTGCAAGGAAAGGTGTGTGCCTGTGCCCGCGTCGGCGACGGGCTCGTGTGGGAGCTCGGGATCGAGGTCAGGGCGCGGCTTCGTCAGCGGCATCGGTCGAGCTTCCCGTCCTGAGGGTCGTGGCACACGTAGCAGGGGCGCGGGTTGCGCGAGAACTGCGACTGGCAGCCGGCGAGGAACCCGCCCTGGTGGGGGTTGAACCCGCCCCCGATGCCCTGGCCGCCGTGGCACACGACGCAGTCACGCTCGACGTGGCACGACACGCACGCGTTCAGGTTGCGCTTGGCCTCTTGCGAGTGGTGGCCGGGCTGGCGCGGCGGATCGCTCCAGACCGCCTTCGGCGGGTGGAATCGACCGGCCGACCGCACGTCGCCGGGGCCGCTCATGGTGATGCCCAGGCGCTGGTGGCACTGGAGGCAGAAGCTCTGCTCGCGGTGGCAGCTCTGGCACTTCTGCATGCCTAGGCGCGCCTCCACCGGGTGCATGGAGATGTAGTCGTTCGGGTGGATGTTGCGCGGGCGCACCCGGCCGTCGTGGCAGGCGGTGCAGAAGTCTTCCTTGTGGCAGTTCGCGCAAAGCTGCGAGTCGTTGGCGGCCACCATCTTGTGGCGTTCGAGGAAATCGGGCGTGTGCCCGGCGTTGTGCATCCACCGTGGCGGCTTCAGCGTGCCGCTGGGGAACGCGATCTTCATCTTGCCGCCGGTCGACGCCCCGCCGCTGATGTGGCAGTTCTCGCACTCGCCCTTCGCCGTGCCGCGCGCGGCGGCGTCGGGGTACTGGTGGCAGCCAAAGCAGCCGCGCATGCGGGGGAGCTGATCGCGCGTCGCCAGCTCGAGCTCCTGCACGTCGCCGTGGCACTGCTGGCAGTTGATGTTCTTGTCGGCGTGCTTCTTGTGGTTGAAGATCATGTTCGCCCGAGGGAGCACGAGCTTCGCGACGCGGTTGCCGTCGGTCGGCTTGTAGCCCTCGTGGCAGAACGCGCACTGCCCCGTGAGGTCGTCGCCGGGCTTCACGGCGGCGAGGTTCGCGTGGTCGGTGCCGTGGCAGTTGTCGCAGGTGGCCGGAGCCGGCACGAGGCGGTCCTGCGCCGACTGGCTCGTGAGCGCGCTCTTGTGGCACGAGGTGCACTTCGCGCCCACGCGGGTCATGTGGAGCTTGTGGTTGAAGCGGATCGTGAGCGACTGAGGCGGGTAGATGGCCTCGCTCGGGCCGGTGTCCGGCTCGAAGGCGCCCGGCGGCAGCCACTTGAGCGGCACCTTGGCGCCACCGGCGAGCGGCGCGTGGCCGCTCGAGAACGAGCTCGGGATGACCAGGCCGCCGCGCGCGATGACCGCCGCCGCGCCGGCGGGCGTCGGGGCCGAGGCGGCGGCCGCCCCGCTCGGCGCAGAGGGCGCGCCCGGCGCCGCGGTGGGCGCGGAGTCGGCGAGCGCGAGCGAGAGCGCCCCCACCACCCCGAGCACCAGCGCGAGCGTGAACGTCGCGAAAGAGGCGAAGGAGGCCGCCAGCGGCTTCGAGGCCTTGCGGGTCATTTCGTCACCGCCAGGGAGAGCCACGCCATGAGGCGGAAGCGGTTGCCGACCACGCGGTTGATATCATGTTCGAACTCGACGATGGCCTTCGATCGGGACGTGAAGAGGTAGCCGGCGCCGAGCACGTACTGGAAGCTCGTCGCGCTGCGATCGGGGCGCAGCGAGTCTTTCCAGTACCAAGCGCCCGCGCGCGCGGAGAGCAGGTAGCGATCGTTGAAGGTGCGGTCGATGGTTGCGTCGCCGCCGCCGCGCCCGCCCGTGCCGCCGCCGTCGCCCACGGCCTTGGCGGTGACTGCGCCTTTGCCGTAGCGGTAGCGCCCCGAGAGGCTGCCTCCGCCGTTCACGTAGAGGGGGCTCGCCGGGTAGAAGTTGGGGGCGGCGAGGGGGCTCGTGTTCGCGCTCAGGTCGGTCTCGCCCCGCTCCGCGCTGGGCTTCACCTCCGACGCGGTCTGGTTCGTGAACATGCGCACGTGGCCGCCCGTCGAGAACGCGAGCGCGTCGGTCGGCTGGTACGAGGCGCGCGCGCCGAGGTCGCTCGTGGGTCCGGCGACGAAGAAATTCCAGATGCTGTCGCCGTCGAAGGTGGGGCGGATGTGATCGAAGTCGGCGCCCAGGGTAAGCTTCTGGGTGGCGTAAAAGTCGGTGGAGACGAAGGCTTGGCTGAGCTTCTTGACGTAGAGGTCGTAGGCCAGCCCCGCCTTCACGCCGCCGACGTTCGGCAGGCTGGCGTCCACGGCGTAGCCGAGCCGCTCCTGCGAGATGCGCGAGCCGACGTACTTGGCCGGCTCCCGGAGACCCTCGGCGAACGGGCTCAGCCCCGATTCGCCTGTATTATACACGCGTCGGTAGGTGAGCCGCGTGTGCACGTAGCTCGTGCCGGTCGACTCGATGGCGGCGCCGAAGGCGGGCGCGATCGCCGAGGGCTGGTACGAGGGATAGAGGCCGTTCGGGTAGTCGCTGCGGTTGCCCCGCCAGATGCCGTCGCGTTCGAACCGCGGCGTCGAGAGCGGCAGCCCGCCGCGCTGCTCGAGCCCGCCGTAGGCCTCGACCGCGACGAAATAGGGCGTGGTGGCGCGCACCGTGGCGCCGTCGAACGACCACCACCCGAGCACGTCGGTCACGTACTGGCGCCCGAGCTTGAAGCCGAGCACACCGTTCGCGAAGCGGCGCCCCTCGACGTACGCGTACATGAGGTCGACCGGCCCCCGGTTGAACCCCGGCACGAGGGTCTCGGGGCTGGCCGCGTCGGCCTGGGACGCCGAGCCGCCGTAGTCGGAGTCGAACCGGAGCCGCGCGCGGAACACGAGCTCGGGCGCGAGGGGGTCCTGCGCGCGGACCTTGTCTTTGTCGAGGAGATCGTAGGCCGACACACCCAACGTGGTCATGAAGCGCCGGCGCGAGAGCACCTGCTGGCCGTTCGGGCTCGTGACTTGGTAAAACTGGGCGGCCGTCTCGCTCGTGACCTCGGGCTCGAGGGCCCGCGCGGGCGCCGCGGTGGCGAGCCCCCCGACGAGCGCGATCGCGCCCAGCGCGAGCGCTCCGGGGCGTCGTGTGCGCGCGGGGCGTGCGCGCGGAGGCTCTCGGAGGAGGGGGTGAGGAGGGGGGCGGGCTGTCACGGGGTTGCGGCGGGCGGGAAGCAGGGACGTTTGGGCGGTAGGCGATGAGGCGGCGGGCGAGCGGCGCCCGGTGCCTCAGGCGGTGGGGGGGGAGGCCGTCGCCTCTGGATCGCTGGAGCGGCGACCGCCGAACGACGCGACGAGCTGGTCGTCGAAGACGTCTGCGAGCGCCGCGACCTGCCGGATGGCGTAGAGGACCTCGCCCTCGTCGAGGTCCTGCGTGGGTCGTTCGGACACGAGCACGATCGAGTCGCCAAGGACGCCGAACGCGCAGGCCGCCAGGCCGGCCGCGTTCAGCTCCAATACGCGGAGGAAGAGCGCCTCGCGCGGGACGTCGCTGCCCTCGTCGGCGAACGCCACGACCGGCGCTACGACGCGGAGGTGCTGCGCCGGGTGGCCCGTGATCTCGCGCGTCACGAGCGCGACGAGCGCCCTCGCGCTGCCCCGCTTCATCGCCCACGCGCACTCGGCGTCGGGCCGCGACACGAGGATCTCGTCGGGCACGAGCCCGAGCGTGCGAAGCGCGCTCTCCACGACGGCCCGCGCGTCGGGCGCGGTCACCACGCGAGGCTCTCTCTGTGGCTGCGGGGATTCTTCTGCGCTCACGCCTTACGTTCGCATCGATCTTCGGGGCCTGGCAAGCATGCACCGCAGGTCACTCCGCGTGCCCGCGTGCCCGCGTGCCCGCGTGCCACGTGGCCGAGGGACGAGTCGAAGCGACTCGCGCGAACGCCCGCGCGAGCCCCCGAGCGGGCTGTGGTATGGTGGGGTATGCGCAGGCACTTGCTCCCTCTCGTGGCGCTCGTCTTGGTCGCGTGCTCCACGGGGGTCTCGGTCACGCCCGACGCGGGCGACGATGCTGGCGTCGACGCGGGGATCCCGGACGGCGCGATCGCCGCTGACACCGGCGTCGACGCGAGTGACGTGGGAAACCCGGACAGCGCGAGTGACGCGGGCAACCCGGACAGCGCGAGTGACGCGGGCAACCCGGACAGCGCGAGTGACGCGGGCGACGCCGCCGTCCGGACCAGCACCGGCGGCTCCGGCGGTGTCGCCTGCACGCGCACGGGCACGCTCGCCTCCGGCCGCACATACTGCGTGGGCGTGCTCGGGGGCTCCGAGTTCAAGCTCGAGCTCCCGCCAGCGCCCACCGGCCCGCTGCGGCTCGTGGCGTTCCTCCACGGTGACGGCGCCGTCGCGTACCTCGACGACAGCACCATGGAAGCCCTCGTCCCCTGGGCCGACGCGCACGGCGCCGCCGTGCTGGCCGTGAAGTCACCCAACGCGTGCGCGTGGTGGCAGCACCCGACGCAGACCGACTGCACCCCGACCGCGCCGTTCATGCCGGATCTCGACGGCCTCAACGCCGACGCGCTGCGGGCCGTGCTCGACGGCGTGCGCGCCGGGTACGACGTCACCCTGGGGCCAGCCTTCTACTACGGGAGCTCCGGGGGCTCGGTGTTCCTCACCCGGTCGTTCTTGCGACGTTTCGGCGATCGTTATCCTGGCTACTACGCGCTCAACTGCGGCGGCGAGAAGTCACCCAAGTCCTTCGAGTGGGACGTCATGAACCCCGCGAAGCGAGGCCCCACCCGGCTCTACTTCACGTACGGCGATTTGGACTTTCTCCGGTCCGACATCGAGGTGGCGATTCCTTATTTCGCCGGCCTGGGGTTCCCCACCGACTCGGTGATGCTCACGGCGACCGAGCACTGCGCGTTCGACACCAACGGGCGCGCGCAGGCCGTGTTCTCCGCCGCGCTCGGCGAGTGAGCCTCCACGCCCATTTCGCGCAGGCGCCCGCCCTGCACTGGCCACCTCCGCTGTCGACGCGGAGCTGAACCTCGTACATGCCGGGCGTGTTTCCGACTCGCTCTTTCGCTCGGTCACGCGCTTGTTCCGTGGAACGAGCACGGCCCCGCAGGCCACCTTCCCCTCGGGCCCGCCCGCGGCGAAGATGGCGGCCTTGCTCCTCCGTGCCCGCGCCCTCCACCTCGCCCTGCTCCGCGTCTCCGTCGTGCTGGTGACGCTCGTGTCGCCGGAGCCCGAGCTCGCGCGCGGCGTGGCCAAGGCGCCCTCCGCGCTCCGGTTCTTCCCCGACGGGCTCCGCCTCGCGGCGAGCTGGCTGCCCGCCTCTCCGTCGTCCGTCGAGGTCTCCCGCGCCGTGTTCTATTCCGCGGGCGGGCTCGCGCTCGTGGGCCTCTTCACGCGGCCCGCGCTCCTCGCGTTCGGGCTGGCCGCGCTCCATCTCTTCGCGCTCTGCCAGCTCACCGGCGAGGTCGTGCACGACATGCACCTCGTGTGGCTGCTCGCGCTCCTTGCGGCCAGCCCGGCGGGCGACGCGCTCTCGGTCGACGCCGCCCTCGCGCGCCGGCGTCCGTCGCGTAGGCGCGATCCCGCCTACGAGCTCGCGCTCCTGTTCGCGCGCGCCCTCCTCGGGGTCGTCTACTTCTTCCCCGGGTTCTGGAAGCTCGCGACCTCCGGCCTCGCCTGGATCACGAGCGATAACGTACGAAACCAGATGTACTGGAAGTGGGCCCAGTGGGGCGGGACGCCGCCCCCCGTGCGTGTCGACCTCGTGCCGGGGCTCGTCGAGGTGGGCGCAGCCTGCGTGGTGGCGTTCGAGCTCGGCTTCTTCTTCTTCGCGTTCGCGCCGCGCGCACGCCGCCCCCTCGCGTTCGGTGGCCTCGTCTTTCACCAGCTCACCGAGGTGTTCTTTCACATTCGGTTCGCGAGTTTGTATGCATGTTACACGTGTCTCGTGGCC
This sequence is a window from Myxococcales bacterium. Protein-coding genes within it:
- a CDS encoding YbjN domain-containing protein, with translation MTAPDARAVVESALRTLGLVPDEILVSRPDAECAWAMKRGSARALVALVTREITGHPAQHLRVVAPVVAFADEGSDVPREALFLRVLELNAAGLAACAFGVLGDSIVLVSERPTQDLDEGEVLYAIRQVAALADVFDDQLVASFGGRRSSDPEATASPPTA
- a CDS encoding cytochrome c family protein, translated to MTRKASKPLAASFASFATFTLALVLGVVGALSLALADSAPTAAPGAPSAPSGAAAASAPTPAGAAAVIARGGLVIPSSFSSGHAPLAGGAKVPLKWLPPGAFEPDTGPSEAIYPPQSLTIRFNHKLHMTRVGAKCTSCHKSALTSQSAQDRLVPAPATCDNCHGTDHANLAAVKPGDDLTGQCAFCHEGYKPTDGNRVAKLVLPRANMIFNHKKHADKNINCQQCHGDVQELELATRDQLPRMRGCFGCHQYPDAAARGTAKGECENCHISGGASTGGKMKIAFPSGTLKPPRWMHNAGHTPDFLERHKMVAANDSQLCANCHKEDFCTACHDGRVRPRNIHPNDYISMHPVEARLGMQKCQSCHREQSFCLQCHQRLGITMSGPGDVRSAGRFHPPKAVWSDPPRQPGHHSQEAKRNLNACVSCHVERDCVVCHGGQGIGGGFNPHQGGFLAGCQSQFSRNPRPCYVCHDPQDGKLDRCR
- a CDS encoding HTTM domain-containing protein, with the translated sequence MFRGTSTAPQATFPSGPPAAKMAALLLRARALHLALLRVSVVLVTLVSPEPELARGVAKAPSALRFFPDGLRLAASWLPASPSSVEVSRAVFYSAGGLALVGLFTRPALLAFGLAALHLFALCQLTGEVVHDMHLVWLLALLAASPAGDALSVDAALARRRPSRRRDPAYELALLFARALLGVVYFFPGFWKLATSGLAWITSDNVRNQMYWKWAQWGGTPPPVRVDLVPGLVEVGAACVVAFELGFFFFAFAPRARRPLAFGGLVFHQLTEVFFHIRFASLYACYTCLVADGGRRGVRGRWLTCRSAPVVAVGAVLLSAATVQGARGATQSYPFACYPTFAHTLGPEMPDVRLVALSASGEVGGEVLLPRVARSQSDWGMAWQIAGLWGTPASPDAVAAFARRDLAALSEDPAVRALRESGRLHAVRAHLAWQPVEPGRLGDPPRLGSALGFVPLAP
- a CDS encoding peroxiredoxin, which produces MSLVQKPAPDFKATAVFANGDEKEISLSSLQGKYVVLFFYPFDFTFVCPTEILAFSNHIEEFKKRNVEVLGVSIDSAHVHRAWRATKVEDGGIGPIGYPLVADVNKDIARAYGVLLDGGMALRGTFLIDKAGTVRQETVNDLPLGRSVEETLRLVDALQYVEEHGEVCPAGWQKGKTAMKANPAGVAAYLKENATSL